ataacaataacacatgaacctatgctagcatggcaagttccaaatctctatattcacttttgcttcaatagagattaacacgctatcttatatgttagatacacacataagacgaataagcacaaccaatactaggttatcatacaatcaccacacactaaggtatcgatataatttaactaaaaaaatccataaataaatccgctagaaccccatgataatgattagttcataatcgaactcatcatcaccatgagttccaatgaaagcatgataataaacaatataagagtactagggttcaagaacaaatcgaaaacaagcatccaagtatcgcctaaatcaaagaaaacaaaaatctTCTTCTtcgtagccttctcgtgctctctaggtcttttTATTGCTCTATCAGGTCTCCTTGTtcttaaaaacgtctttttatgggtatatataggctccaggatgaccaggactctcaaaatcttcaatttcgactaaaatcaagATTCTGGGGCAGAAACCGGGCGCAGGGGCACTGTTTTCGGGCGCATTCGCGCTGGAATAGTGTTTTCAGCGGTGCGGGCGTGCTGGTTCTGACGCGGCCGCGCTGaaattctggaaaaattctgacaattcttcttttgtccgtatcttgagttctgctcgtcagaattaggtgattcaactgcccacacgaagctaacgagattatctacaacttgagaatggcctaggcttccaatttTGATCTCTTTTCATCATAATTCTTTAAAAAGATTCCTTCTTCttttaactgatgcctgaaatgcacaaacacaaaagcacatcaaaaataccaccaacttgagtccaaaacaccaacttaagcctgaaatgaagcgtttcaagtagatataaaatccacttatcatttTATTTCAAAGTATCCCATGGGGCATAGGCAAATGAAAATCAATATCATTGAAAAACTAGAGTTATACTTTGTTGGCACATAACTCAAGCTTGTATGTGCACAGGCTTTGAGATAAACACACACTCACTATACACAAGTCTACAGCTCCCAAACCAAATATAATTTCTTCACTTGGCTCCTCCCGCCTCTCAACGGTTTCACAACAGTTTACCTATTAACCAACAACTTGGCTGCTAAATCTTTCTCTGATGTGTTCTCAAACATTAAGATAGCTTCTACCTTCAACATCTGGCAAATATAGCAGTTGTAAAAGCATACTAACATTCTATTGCAATCAATCCTAACAAGAAACATGATAAAACTCAACATATAGAGCATCAATTTGTGAATACTAGAGTATGCCCATGCATTACACGGGCTGCAAAGCTAGTTAAATCATATACAAAGATCTAGCTTTTGTATGGCTTACGATTTAATTAGCGAATAGTGTTTATAATgtccctaagaatatacaagagttaaatcgggtaTTATAATGTTACTCTGGTAAAAAGTTTAATGTCTTTATATAAAGATCTAGATTTTGTATGGCTAAGTTCTTGCACTCTTCTTTTGCTCTTTGTTTCTTGTTAAGAGGTATAcacttgtgattgttgatgaatatacaagatacacatgggtgtattttctgcacaccaaggacGAGACTCTATCCATTCTTTTTGATCATGTAAGggaactggaaaaaggatcaacacaTAAAGTAAAGATCAttagaagtgacaatggaactgaattcaagaatattATGAAAGAATTATGTAAATACAAGGGGATCAAACATGATTTTTTTACCCCTGGAACTCACAGTCCACAGCAAAagggagttgttgaaagaaagaacataacTCTTATAGAAGTTGCAAGGACCATGCTTGAAGAAACAGAATTGTCGACCTACTTCTGGACTGAGGCTGTACAAACTGCATGCTTCACATAAAATACAACTctgataaacaagcatggaaaaataccatttGAAATgatgaagggaaagaagccaaaatttgaagtactttcacatatTTGGCtacaaatgttttgttctcaaaactcatcctgaacagcttacaaaatttgatttaaaagcttatgaatgcatttttgtaggatatccactgtctacaaaagcttttatagtttacaatctgagaataCGAGTGGTCATGTAATCtattcatgtatcttttgatgaccAGAAGATTACAGGTCTAGAAAATGTAGATGATCATGAAGAATTGAGCTtaaaaatgaagtaccatatgctaaACAGATAAATCCCGATGATTTGACAAACTCTGAAAAtacaaatcctgatatcactTTAAACTCTGATGAGCCACATATCAGTGGAAATACTACAAATACcgaagcacatgttgagggggagcaacatgattcacatCAATAGTCAAGTTCAAGTGATTCAAATCAAGAAATATCAGATGATACTCCATCAGACTCTGATTCATCAAATATGGTATTAGAGCAGTCCATTCAAGTTTCTCATCCATCCACTATTGCACTCCCTATTCCTGCTATTAATCAAATCATAGAACAGTCCACTCGTGTTGAAGCCACAATTCTTGAATCACCATAACATTCTAATGGCACTGATATTATGGAGTTAAAAACTGATGCTCCAGTTCATATGGCCACCATTCTTAAAGATGCAGACTTAAATGCTGATGGTATGGCAATTTTTGAAGCACCTGGATCACATACTGCTCCAAATCCTGACTCAATCTTAAATGTCGATGTTGAAGATGAAGTAACACAGATAGTCAATGAACCAGTTGCTGATGATGAATCTGTTCATGATAGTGAGTCTAATGATGGAGATAATATTGATGTATCCAACATCAATGTAACACTAGATCCTGATGAAGATCTTGATGAGATCATCTTTCCTGAAAGCATGTCAGAAATAGACAGGAAACTGAAGATAGCTGAAATGGATAAAGCCAACACCAAGAAGTACTTGGATGAGGAATGGGTATCTAAATGGAAGGATCCAAATTATCTTATTAATGTTCCTCATGCTGTTCAACACTTAGAGACAATTGAGAAAAAATCTCAAATCCTGATGTACTCACCCATCTCAAGGCTTCAGCGTTACTGGTCAAATCCCTTCATACTATTCAGGCAAAATCAAACTCTCACATGGACTGACTCAAGATATGAGGTTAAATTTAAATATGAGCTTGATTTGTAAAAGCAATTGAAGCTTGTCCTTGCCAGACAAGACAAACTTGAATCCAATCGGGCTAAGTTGAAAGCCACTCTGAATAAAATGTCTGTGCAACTGGATGAAGTCCAACAATCCATGGAGATGATTGTTTCCCTCTTGCTTgtgatgatgtcaaaaagggAGAGATAATATcaaatctaaatgcaagcagctcCAGTAAAAGATGATGACAAGGATGATGCTCCAGATGGTGGGAGCACGGGTGGAAAGTTAGTTgggagaaataagggtggaaaTATTGTTGGCTCTAGTGGCACTTCTAAGTCCACTATCCAAAGAAAGAGTGACGGTGGAAGGAGTAGTGGAGATGGAAGGAAGAAATCTACAACAGTTACAAAAGAATTAACTATGACTACAAAGGAAACTATGACAGTCACAAATGCTGAagaagaccaaggtattctggagatagaagttGATGCTGAGGCAAATCAGTTTTTACAAACTTTGAAGTACAAAGGAAGGAAGATAAATCTATTTTATAGGGATTCTAATATATCAGCTTATGATtttgaggtgagtagaagaatctttgaaagagaaaatccAGGAGTTGAAAGGCTGATAGAGGAGAAATTTAAATATTTGAgaccagtaaatactgataatgTCTCGCTATATGAAGATGTTCCTGGAAAAAGGCCAACCAAAGGAGTGGTGATCAAAGAAATCAGGCAAACTGAGGCTAAAAGACATGTTCTAAGGTCTCAAGTCATTTTAAATGCTGATAGGAGTTATAAGGGAAAAGAGAAGGTTGGTGAGAAGTCAAACCCAAAGTCAAAGTCAAAATCAAAGCCTAAATCAGCATCCACTACAACTCAAACACTGATAGATACAGTCTATTCAGTAAGCCAAgctaatgatgatgatgatgataatgatgatgatgatgatgatgatgatgaaggaAAGGTTCTTGAAGAACAATCCAATCAGGTTCACAAGAAAAGAAAAGTGATTCCTGGATCTGATTGGGCTGAGAAATTACAAATCATTCCAACcactgacattgctcaagttgaagaATTAAATGTTGAAGCCCAACTAGTCATAACCTCTGTAACTACTCATGTTGTTGATAAAACAACTCAAGAAATAAAAGTCGATCATCCTATTCCTGAAAGAGACTCAAACTCTGATTCTGAAGGTTTAAACTCTGATAAACCAGAATTGACTTTTGAAGAGAATAAAAATCTACTATAGGGAAGCAAGATACCTGCACCAAAAAGAGATTATTCTAAGACCATTAATAAAATCTACAGTGGTAATTCACAAGCAAGAATGGCTCGAAGAAGAGGTGGTTTGGGACTTCCAAATGCTGATAATTTCACTGATAATGCTTTAATTCTAAGAGAGCCAGGGAATCTGACAAGAGTAGGAGAGAATGTGAAACTTAAATACTTACAGAAGATTCTATCAGTTCAGATAGTGCTTGATTTTTATGATACAAAGAAGTCAAAAGAGAAGATAATGTATTTTCTTGAGTCTGGAAAGAGGTTGAAGATTTCTCAAGAGCAAATGAGAGACAAATCACGGCAAGAGTTGGAATATGTCATAGCTTTACTAAAGATAATCAACTCTACAACTGTTAGGTGATCTGCTTATCTGAAAGACCTGGTATTCAGAAAGCAGAGAGGAATGACTTACAAATCAAAATACACTCTAAAGTACATTGATGATACTGAAAATGGTGTTGATATGCCTATATTAGGAGCCATAGTGACTACATCCCTTGGTATAAATATTCTTACTTTCAATCCAAATGGTAAGAAAGTTGGTTTCTTGGAGCTGGATGATTTGTCACTTGGAAGATCAAATATTCATGACCTCGGAGCTGctatctatcagaatgatgaatctacAGAAGAGCTCAAGGATATCAAACATAAAATGTAGATGTATCTAAATATTCTTGAAGagaatctactcaagaaattcttTGATGATGCTACTGGATTTGCCAAGGTTGAAGACTGAAGTTAAAGTCTAAACCACTGACTGTAAGATTGTACATTTGTTAGTATTTCTACATTTAGATTGTTTTCATATTATCAATTAGAAACTTGTACATATtttcataatgcacaagttgggggagattgtaagaaGAAATTGATAATATCGGTATTTAACTATCAGAGTTTGCCAatcagtatttgatatcagagtttaacaATGATGACGTCATCAACATttatcatcagtatttgttgatCAGTATTTGTCATCAATATTTATTCATATATGTATATGTCAAGCTGGAAATCAGGAGATATCTAAGGAGGATATATTTGCAGAGATGTGTCGGTGTAATACTTTACTTATTGTAGCAATAAATagatggatatgtattaggatttCTTATTCTATTGTAACATATATTCTAGATTGATTGTGTATTTGTGCATTATATAAGCACATGTTAGGTTTACACTTAATATGTTGGTTCGAATTGATATATCATTCATATAACCTAAcaactctcaaggatatttgttaatcctttgagagagtattgtaatcagtttttatccattaatataaaaactgttctTTCTGTTGAGTtgtttaaatcgatttgattgtttaaactgtattcaccccctctatagcTGATTTAACGCCTAACACATCCTAATGTGTAGTCAATGATACTTGAATAACGTGCATACCAATTTAGATTATATATACAAAACGCTAAGGTCCTAACTTGAAAATGAAGACCATAATGGATTTCAAAACGATATTACTATACTCGCACTTTTGAAAACCTTGGCAAAAAATATATCATACATTGGTTTTCACATGATGTCATACTTGCACTCACATAGTGAATATGAGCACTATAATGCTCCATGTGGTTTACTGATATATTATTATCAGTTTTTTCCAGTGACTCGGGAAATTTGGAAGCTCGAAGAATTTTAGTTCTCCACCGCAGCAAACTACACAGAAAAACCGGGGGCTAGTTGTTATGCCGCATTTTGGCATAGTCCAAATTtctaatatttaataattattaattctgattaatAATTATAAGTTGATGTTAAAGTTTATCCTCTACCTAAAATGAGTcacaataaataaataactaGAAAATATATAGAAACGATATCTTTCAAATCAGGAACATATCATAATACCAAGATTAAATAAAATATAGTCCAAACCTAAAAAGAAGACTAATCTAAATACAAATATTCTAATTTCATAGATTTAATTTATATATTTCACAAACCCAACAATTCCTTCGTACAGTTTTCAATTTTCTCATTTGCAAAAAATGTTGTTTCTTGATATAGTTTTCAATTTTTTCATTTCCAaaaaagaatttttttattttataaaaaaaacattTTCTTACAAGTTTTGCACAAAATATAATTTCCTAATGAAATACAACAAGACTCGATATTCAAATATACAACCTAATGcctttttaattattttatctaaattttaaatttcaattaaattttttattaaaattgttaatatttaaatcatttaaaaataactAATAAAAAAGGTGCTGCTAAATGCAGTAATATTTTAGTCCATGCAGTAACGAGTGATTACCTTTAAAACCCTCCTAACATTAAATGAAAAACTCCATCAGCACAGTCTTCGATTTCTCACATTCATACGAAAATAGATGTTAATAAAGTTATAaactaatttatataataatCTCCGGGTGTGACATTTGTATTTATCCATTTTTTAGTATCCTAATATTATGGTTTTTGTAGTTTTTACtatgaataaaatttaatatattgACTTAACTTCAAAGTTAAAATGCCATATCTGAACAAATTAAATATGATTTTTCAATAGTAAAGGAGATATACTAAGTAATTATATTAATCACATATAAAATTTTGCTTTTTAATTGTAAAATAACTTGTTCAGAAAagttattttaataaatttttactAATAATCTTAACAAAGTCTACAcgaatataaaaatatttgacaTAAAAGTTAGAATTGGATTAAAGAATAAATTtgcaaaataataataataatatgaaaGTACAAAGTTGAAGTTGAGTTGAAAATGGTCCGATAAcatcaataatatatataagcTTTGTTATAGAAATCtgttaattttttcaaaattagggaataaccgttgaaccaaattatacatcattccggttattatagtatagtatagataaaTACTCCCTCCGTACCACAATACGTTTCTCATTTTGACTTTTGTTACTGTTCACGTTAAgcgattgactattaatttacgGTTAATCTAAaagatcaaatatagtcatgagtgatcttgTTGTATTCGTGTTTACGGTactttaatacagtgaaatttttatatttaatactaatacgaaattaaagatattaacaataaaaaacgtgcattgacaaacgtgtccGACACAAATGGGAAAAGTATTTAGGGACAGAGGGAGTACCATTTAAGATATGGATACTCCATGGATCTTTGCAATTTCATATAGGAATTAGTTGATTTAGGAATATGGGTCGACCTACTGGTAGGGATGAGTATTCAGTTATTCGGTAACCGAACCGAAATATAATTCGGTTACCGAATAACGGTAAAAATCAGATCCGAATAGTGGACCGAAATAATTTCGGTTATTTACCGAACCAAAATAATTATTTCGGTTAAAACCGAAAATcgaattaaaaaaatgaattaggaaaaaaaattaaaattttaataataaaatatttaataaattacaaCAAAGATTAATGATCGTACAACAGTTAACCTTATACTTTTAACTTCACTTTCATGCACCTGAATATTATGATGTGGTGTCTTAATTACAATAAAAGTAATTCTAAATAGTTAGTTTAGTTTTTTATTTTAGCAACTAAATTGAAGATCATGAAAACTAAATAGATTAAAATCTAAATTAGGCAAATAGCAAttaaatataacaaataaaaagAGAGGAAAAGCGAAGTTGGGAACGGGGAATTGATAATTCAAGTGAAAAAAAAGAAATTAGCTAGGTAAAAATAagtaatatataaatataaatataaatatatatattaatatatattttttattatatttcgGTAATTTCGGTAATTCGGGTATTTCGGTAAAAAAACCGAAAAAACCGAAAAAACCGAAATACCGAATAACATAAAAAATCagaaccgaattatttcggttcgaATTATTTCGGTTCAGTAACTGAACCAAATTATTTCGATTATTTCGGTTCGGTATTCAGTTAACCGAACCAAATACTCACCCCTACCTACTGGTCAAAAATTGAAAATATGGTTCGAAATAATTACCAAAGTGCCATTCTTAGTACAAATTTTAGGGTTTTTTCACTAGTGTTCATCAAGAGTGTTCATCAAGGTATAATAGATAAGTAGTTACACGTTGTCCGTAAAAAGagtaaattattttttaattatattttttatttatagaTATGAAGGAGAATTTAATGCATTCGTAGGATTCGTTAACGTAGTAAATGCTTTTTCTTTGCACAGAAAATAAGTAAGGGTCATATTTGTAATCCTGCTTCCTGCAGTGAGTAAAAGTTTACTGCATCGTCATAAAAAGAAGAAGTAAAATTGTTGAGAAGGAAATAGATACCGGAAGAGGCGTGGAGAGAGGGCAGCAGCTGGGTTAGAGGATGGCAACAACCCTGGTCAAGACCGTCTTTGCATCTATCAAGGAGAAGGGCTTGCTCACCTTCATTCGTGATATCAAACACGAAGGATACTTGTAATTCGTTTGATTCCCTCCTTATATACATTTATtcttttaattttatatataaatctAATTCAATttgttttttgtttgttttttttttttttggatttACTTATGTTGCCTGATAATTTGTAAGCTACCCTATTGCTTTCAAGCCTCTGATTTAATTGTTGTTCTGCGTGCGCATCTGAAAATTTTAGGGATAAATTAAATTTGACATGAATTTAGTTAGCTCATTTACAATTTCATTTTATCTTATTTTGCCCGGATAGAGTTATTCATTCACTGATTTCGTTTTAACTTAAGGATTAGTGAATGCTCATCGATAATCTGGGCCAACTGTGTTTCTAATGCAAATTCACCTTTTATTACATTTCCACCTGTATATTTCATTTCATTCGGGTTTCTGATGCAGGCTTATGATTTATCAGTAGCTCTTATAAATTACTGATTTTTTTTACGCAGTCTCCTACCTTCCTAGAGTTATTGTTGGTTGTCATTTCTATCGGCAATATACATATTATGCATTTCACTTGTTAGAGTTTTGTGTTGTTATTGCCACCAAATGTAATCCACGGAGCAATATACATATTATGCATTTCACTTGTTAGAGTTTTGTGTTGTTATTGCCACCAAATATAATCCACGGAGCAGTATACATATTATGCATTTCACTTTGTACATGCTCTACAGATAACGCAAGAGCCCAGGGAACAATCACCCCACTTGATTTACCGGAATTACATTGTATTCGATTCTTGTTACTCTCCTCCACAAGACTCCAAAGTCCAGAAAAAGCACAGTCTACCACCACCCACCCACACACTTGCTTGCACCTCCTCATCGGTCAGCTTTCTTTCTTGTCAAGGATCCTCCACCCTCCACTTCTTTCATCAATGTCTAATGATGCCGCCACCTTTTTCAACCCCTCCTCACCTTTTCTCTTCCCTCCGTGTCTATTGCTATCCATACCCCCCCCCCCGGCATCCAGTTTACTACCGCTTGTCCTTCCTTCACCCCTTTCAGTTCATGTTGCTTTCACTATTGACCAAGTGATCACATCAATCACCCTTTTTATATCTGATTCCAGCTACAAGACACGACGAGAAATATTCTACAAGGCCTTCATTTTTTCTGTTGTAGATCTGACTCATCCTTTTTCTACTACGTCCCTACCATGGTTCTGTCTTGTCTTGTCACCGTATCATTGCGTGCTTTTATCACCCTATCAACAAATATCTCAGCTCTGAATTTGCATTGACTAATTTTGAGTCGTTACATTGCTTTCTTGGATTCTGTTGTATGCAAATACTGCTGTATATTTGTTTCAAAAGATTGCTAATCCTGGACACCATAATCGTAATAAATGCATTGCGTGATGTTAATTTTGTTTGAAAGAATACTTTGCACTTCGGCCCATTCACGCACTACATGTCCCCTCCCAAACCTCCTGATTCTTAATTTTCTTTTCTAGCATTATGGTATAATTTGTGATGCATATCCCACCTAGTCCGTTATATGTACACACTGTACAGACTATGCAAAAGTCTAGGGAATAATTAAAATCCCTATGTATTAACTTTTTGTTAGATTATAGTCTAAAGCAAATAGTAAACGCTAGATGTATAAATACATCCAGAGGATTATATGAAGCACATAATTATTGTCTCCAACATTTTAGACCCTAATCATTTATCAAATCGAGGTAGTAAATGACTAATTTTGTTAATCTTGGCACCTACGAATGTGTAGGGATGTTAATGGGTGTTAGAAGTGAAAGTTGATTGTGAATTTGTGAACTTGGCGACTAGGACTTATCCATCAGAAGATGaggttaattttaaaaaaaaattaagtatAGATTCACTTTTCAGCACATTAATACATAAATAGCAAGCCCTGGTACTCGAAAACTAGAGCCTTTTTCATGTTTGACGTAAGAGTAGCCTTGTAACCTTTATCTATTTTTTTCCTTCACATAATTACTTTTTAATGCGGTTGTGGTTCTGTGTTTTGTTAAACATTGATAGTTTTGTAGATGTATATATTAACTGGTGCGCTTCTGTTTTCCAATTTACAGGAAGTGCCTTGCAGACGGAAATCTTCTGTAAGTAATATATTTTATATGCGCTTGTTGGCTCTCAGTTACACCATTTTTTACAGGACTTGGAAACCAACAAACAGTGTTAGCTAATTCTCTATTTGTACAACGCAAACATGTCTTTGATCTTAATCatgttttataaaaaaaatctcGGTGTCGCTCATCTTTATCATCTTCATTTATTTTGCCTGTGGATTTGCCATATCTGAGCAAGTCACATTTTGATTTCTGCAACACAGTGTTCACACAAGTTTATGATTTATTTATTGCAGGCAAACAAAGTTACATAATTTAGGTGCAACTGTTGTCGGCGTTGATAAGTTTGGTAATAAATACTACGAAAAGCTTGGAGACACTCAATATGGTGGGCATTTATTTTGACTGTTTATTATAGTGACATATTGTATTGTTAGAACTTTTACCCATTTTCCATATGTCTTGCAAATTTAAACTTAAAGTTACAGTGATACAGTATCACAATTAGATATTTCACCATAAGCCTTATGGAACCAGTTCAAGTCTAATAGATTGACAACATTATTTATATATTCGTCTATTATCATTCATGGTTGTCACGACAGTATGTCAAGTTGAGTTGTCGGACGTCCGGCTAGTCAacaaattaataattataataatttataaaatatttatactatattattaAAGTCCGGctatattattaaattatatatatatatatatatattttcgttcaaaaaaagtcgaaacattaaaagtttacGGTACGTGAATGACATTTAAATTCAAATACATGACAAGTCAACAAACTTTTTATCAGATAGGTCGACTAGTCGCGCTTTGATAACCACACTATGGTTTTAGTACTAAATAAAGCAATTGTAGCTTAGTTTAATTTCAGGGGTCATATATAACTCAGCTATGCTCAAGTTCCACTGATTTCTTTGTTTGAAGCAAGTCAGGAAAAACAAAATGTATGTAGTGTTTCACCAGTATTCCTTTTAATTCTTCCAATGACACTGTTTTTCATTACATAGGAAGGCATAGGTGGGTGGAATATGCCTCGAAGGGGCGATACAATGCTTCTCAAGTTCCACCAGAATGGCATGGGTGGTTACACTTCATAACTGATCGTACAGGAGATGAGGTTAGTCTTTTTATATAGTATTTTTGTAAAGCAATTGAAAACTAATTTCTTGAGTATGTGCTGAATATGGTAAAATACTGTCTTGTAGCTCTTGAGCCTGAAACCAAAGAGGTACGGTTTGGACCACAAGGAGAACTTGTCCGGAGAGGGTGACGAGTACATCTATCATTCCAAGGGACACACTCTCCATGCTGGGCAGAGAGACTGGACCAGGTACCAGTCCTGGCAACCAACAAAGACCTAAGTTCCCTTCTATGAGCTCTTAGTAAAAGTGTGCATTACAATAAATTGATTGTCTTCTGA
The sequence above is drawn from the Apium graveolens cultivar Ventura chromosome 2, ASM990537v1, whole genome shotgun sequence genome and encodes:
- the LOC141708332 gene encoding putative NADH dehydrogenase [ubiquinone] 1 alpha subcomplex subunit 12, whose protein sequence is MATTLVKTVFASIKEKGLLTFIRDIKHEGYLKCLADGNLLQTKLHNLGATVVGVDKFGNKYYEKLGDTQYGRHRWVEYASKGRYNASQVPPEWHGWLHFITDRTGDELLSLKPKRYGLDHKENLSGEGDEYIYHSKGHTLHAGQRDWTRYQSWQPTKT